From Jiangella mangrovi:
GCCGTCGCGCGGGCCGCCCGCATCTGCGTGATCATCCAGGATCGGCGGGGCCATCACCCCGCCGATCCTGGATGATCACCGCGAGGGCCGGCGAAAGCGGCGACTGTCGGTGCCCGCCCGTAGGGTGGGCCCCCTCCCAACCGGGCGGGGCATGCCAACCGGGCGAAGTCGGCCGGCCGCTCGCGGCTCGGGCCCCGTCGCCGAGCGCTCGCGGCTCAGGCCCCGTCGCCGAGCGCTCGCGGCTCAGGCCCCGTCGCCGAGCGCTCGCGGCTCAGGCCCTGTCGCCAGGCGCTCGCGGCTCAGGCCTCGTCGCCGAGCGCTCGCGGCTCAGGCCCCGTCGCCGAGCGCTCGCGGCTCAGACCTCGTCGCCAGGCGCTCGCGGCTCAGGCCTTGTCCAGGTAGTCGGCCTCCTGCTCGGCCAGGACCGCCCTGACGGCGTCGAGCAGGGCCGGGTGGTCCGTCAGGTCGGGGTCGCCCTCGACGACTGCGGACGCGTCCTCGCGCGCCTGCTCGATGGTGTCCGCGTCGCGGATCACCCGGAGCAGCTTGAGGCTGGAGCGGTGGCCGGACTGCGACGCGCCGAGGACGTCGCCCTCGCGCCGGTGCTCGAGGTCGACCTGCGACAGCTCGAACCCGTCGCGGGTGGCGGCGACGGCGTCGAGCCGCTCGCGGGCCGGGGTGCCCGACGGCGCCTCGGTCACCAGCAGGCACACGCCCGGGATCGAGCCACGGCCGATGCGGCCGCGCAGCTGGTGCAGCTGCGAGACGCCGAACCGGTCGGCGTCGACGATGACCATCATCGACGCCGTCGGGACGTCGATGCCGACCTCGATGACGGTGGTCGCGACCAGCACGGGCGTCGTCCCGGCCGCGAACCCGGCCATGGCCGCGTCCTTCGCGTCCGACGGCAGCCGGCCGTGCAGCACCTCGAGCCCCACGCCGGCGAGCGGGCCGGTGCGCAGGTACTCCGCCAGCTCGAGGACGGCGGCCGGGCGCCGCTTCTCCTCGCCGTCCTCGGGCGGCGGCGGCTCCTCCTCGGCCGAGGCGGCCGGCCCGCCCGGGCCGCCGCTGACGCCGTCGTCGCCGATGCGCGGGCAGACGATGTAGACGCGGTGGCCCTTGTCGACCTCCTCGCGCACGCGCTGCCAGGCGCGGTCGAGGAAGTGCGGCTTCTCGCCGACCGGGACGACGTGCGTGGCGACGTCGGCGCGGCCGCGGGGAACGTCGGAGAGCGTGGAGATCTCGAGGTCGCCGAAGACCGTCATGGCGACCGTCCGCGGAATGGGCGTCGCCGTCATGACCAGCACGTGCGGGCGCGTGCCGTCGCGGCTCTTGGCGGCCAGGGCGGCGCGCTGCTCGACGCCGAAGCGGTGCTGCTCGTCGACCACGACCAGGCCGAGGTCGAAGAACTGCACGTTCTCCTCGAGCAGGGCGTGCGTGCCGACGACGATGCCGGCGTCGCCGACCCCGACGTCGAGCAGCGTGCGTTTGCGCGCCGCCGCGCCCATGGAGCCGGTGAGCAGCGCCACCTGCGTCCCGATGTCCGAGCCGCCGAGCATGCCGCGCTGCGCCAGGGGGCCGAGCATGGCCGTCAGCGACCGGTAGTGTTGCTGGGCCAGCACCTCGGTGGGCGCCAGCAGCGCGGCCTGGCCGCCCGCGTCGACGACCGCCAGCATGGCCCGCAGCGCGACGACCGTCTTGCCGGCGCCGACCTCGCCCTGCAGCAGCCGGTGCATGGGGTGCTCGGTGTCCAGCTCGGCGGCGATCTGCTCGCCCAGCCGCCGCTGGCCCTCGGTCAGCTCGAACGGCAGCCGCTCGTCCAGCGCGTCGACCAGCCCGCCGGGCGTGGCCCTGCGCCGCGTGGCCGCCAGCGCCGCCGTCGACACCCGCCGCCGGGCCAGCTCCGTCTGCAGGACGAACGCCTCCTCGTACCGGAGGCGGCGCTGCGCCGCCCACGCCTTCTCGATGGCGTTCGGCCGGTGCACCGCGTGCAGCGCCTCGGCCAGGCCGGGCAGGTGCCGCTTCCGGAGGACGCCGGCGGGGATGGGGTCGTCCGGGTCGCCGAGCTGCTGCAGCACGAGGTCGACCGACTTCGCGATCAGCCACGACGGCATCTTCACGCTCGCCGGGTAGACCGGGATGATCTCGTCGGCGTACTTCTCGGCCGCCTCGCGGATGTCGGCGGCGTCGTCGGGGAACATCTCGTACTCGGGGTGGGCGAGCTGGCGCTGCTGGCGGAACGCGCCGACCTTGCCGGCGAACAGGCCGATGCGCCCGGGCCGCAGGTCGCGCTCACGCCAGGCCTGGTTGAAGAACGTGAGGTTCAGCTCGCCGGTGCCGTCGGTGACGACCGCCTCGAGGAGCGAGCCGCGCCGGTTGCGCATGCTCCGCTTCGAGACCGTCTTCACCATGGCGACGACGGTGACCAGCTCGTCCTCGCGCAGCGAGCTCAGCTCCGTCAGCTCGCCGCGCTGCACGTAGCGGCGCGGGTAGTGGCGCATGAGGTCGCCGACGGTGTGCAGGTCCAGCGTGTTCGCCAGCGCCTTGGCGGTCTTGTCGCCGACCACGGCGGCCAGCTTCGTGTCGAATCCGACCATCACTCGACTCCGAGCAGTAGCGGGTAGCGGGGCTGTCCACCCCGGTAGACGACGGTGTCGGCCTCGGGGTGCCCGCGGCGGACCGCGCGCGCGACACCGTCGGCGAGGCCGGGGCCGGCGCCGTCGCCCGTGACGACGGTGACCAGCTCACCCCCTGCGGCGAGCATACGGGCGACCACCTCCGTGGCGACGTCCAGCAGATCCGAGCCGATGACCGCGAAGTCGCCGTCGACCACGCCGAGCACGTCGCCGGGCTGGCAGACGCCGGCCATGGTGACCGCCTCGCGCGCGGCGATGGTGACGGCGCCGTGCCGGGTCTGGCCCGCGGCGGCGGTCATGGCGACGACGTCGGCGTCGAAGGCCCGGTGCGGCTCGTGGACGGCGAGCGCGGCCAGGCCCTGCACCTGGGCGACGGCGGGGATGACGGCGGCCCTCCGGCCGTGGGTGCGCAGCTCCGCGGCGGCGGCCTCGGCGACCGGGACCGCGTCGCGCTCGTTCGGCAGGATGACGACGTCGCCGGTGCGGCTGGCGTCGCCGCGGTCGACGGCGGCCAGCATCTCGCCGGTCGACGGCCGGTGCCCGGTGGCGGTGGCGACGACGACGGCGCCCGCCTCGGCGAACAGCTCGGCCAGCCCGTCGCCGGCCGCGAACGCGACGACGACACGCTGCTGCTCCGCCGGGTGCGGCGCGTGCTGGACGGGGAGGTAGG
This genomic window contains:
- the recG gene encoding ATP-dependent DNA helicase RecG translates to MVGFDTKLAAVVGDKTAKALANTLDLHTVGDLMRHYPRRYVQRGELTELSSLREDELVTVVAMVKTVSKRSMRNRRGSLLEAVVTDGTGELNLTFFNQAWRERDLRPGRIGLFAGKVGAFRQQRQLAHPEYEMFPDDAADIREAAEKYADEIIPVYPASVKMPSWLIAKSVDLVLQQLGDPDDPIPAGVLRKRHLPGLAEALHAVHRPNAIEKAWAAQRRLRYEEAFVLQTELARRRVSTAALAATRRRATPGGLVDALDERLPFELTEGQRRLGEQIAAELDTEHPMHRLLQGEVGAGKTVVALRAMLAVVDAGGQAALLAPTEVLAQQHYRSLTAMLGPLAQRGMLGGSDIGTQVALLTGSMGAAARKRTLLDVGVGDAGIVVGTHALLEENVQFFDLGLVVVDEQHRFGVEQRAALAAKSRDGTRPHVLVMTATPIPRTVAMTVFGDLEISTLSDVPRGRADVATHVVPVGEKPHFLDRAWQRVREEVDKGHRVYIVCPRIGDDGVSGGPGGPAASAEEEPPPPEDGEEKRRPAAVLELAEYLRTGPLAGVGLEVLHGRLPSDAKDAAMAGFAAGTTPVLVATTVIEVGIDVPTASMMVIVDADRFGVSQLHQLRGRIGRGSIPGVCLLVTEAPSGTPARERLDAVAATRDGFELSQVDLEHRREGDVLGASQSGHRSSLKLLRVIRDADTIEQAREDASAVVEGDPDLTDHPALLDAVRAVLAEQEADYLDKA